In a single window of the Hyalangium gracile genome:
- a CDS encoding NADH-quinone oxidoreductase subunit N has protein sequence MNLPNITSADFLPLLPAIIMVLGACVLLLSEVFLSATSSRAYQAVLTAGTAVVGAIVSVWLMFKPAQLVFLGYAVLDPFSSFLSLTICVGLALAALSATSFLHKRGAERGEFYALMLFASAGMSLLAISNELITIFVNIEVLSIGTYALTSYLRRGTRPSEAGFKYFILGAFSSAVLLYGAALLYGATGTTQLSVLSQNIGQGLATHKELVYCGIVLVAAGFAFKVAAVPFHMWTPDVYEGAPTPVTALMSAGVKAAAFASLVRVFLSVAKGMDPQVPLVIFSTLAFLTMIVGNLLAIPQRNVKRMLAYSSIAHAGYLLVGVAALFVTQPGEQFRLLGATALGEGTPLDLARADALRGILFYLLAYTVTAVGAFALVSALERREDEDKGTAWDLDRFSGLAQRRPGWAFAMAAFMLSLGGIPPTIGFMGKLLIFRSAVDTGLIGLAIVGVLSSAAGVYYYLRVVVYMFMRPVPEGAHPLERNWATELTLVLSTAAVVVLGILPGSITEWLTQAGSLFGGQ, from the coding sequence ATGAACCTGCCCAACATCACCTCGGCAGACTTCCTCCCGCTGCTGCCCGCCATCATCATGGTGCTGGGAGCGTGCGTGCTGCTGCTCTCGGAGGTCTTCCTCTCCGCCACCTCGTCGCGGGCCTACCAGGCGGTGCTCACCGCCGGCACCGCCGTGGTGGGCGCCATCGTCTCCGTGTGGCTGATGTTCAAGCCCGCGCAGCTGGTGTTCCTCGGGTACGCGGTGCTGGATCCGTTCTCCAGCTTCCTGTCCCTCACCATCTGCGTGGGCCTGGCCCTGGCCGCGCTGAGCGCCACGTCCTTCCTGCACAAGCGCGGCGCCGAGCGCGGTGAGTTCTACGCGCTGATGCTGTTCGCCTCGGCCGGCATGAGCCTGCTGGCCATCTCCAACGAGCTCATCACCATCTTCGTCAACATTGAGGTGCTCTCCATCGGCACCTACGCGCTCACCTCGTACCTGCGGCGCGGCACCCGGCCCAGCGAGGCGGGCTTCAAGTACTTCATCCTGGGCGCCTTCTCCTCGGCGGTGCTGCTGTACGGCGCGGCGCTGCTCTACGGCGCCACCGGCACCACGCAGCTGTCCGTGCTGAGCCAGAACATCGGCCAGGGCCTGGCCACCCACAAGGAGCTCGTCTACTGCGGCATCGTCCTGGTGGCCGCCGGCTTCGCCTTCAAGGTGGCCGCGGTGCCCTTCCACATGTGGACGCCGGACGTGTACGAGGGCGCTCCCACCCCCGTCACCGCGCTCATGAGCGCTGGCGTGAAGGCCGCCGCCTTCGCCTCGCTGGTGCGCGTGTTCCTCTCGGTGGCCAAGGGCATGGATCCCCAGGTGCCGCTGGTCATCTTCTCCACGCTCGCCTTCCTGACGATGATCGTCGGCAACCTGCTGGCGATTCCGCAGCGCAACGTCAAGCGCATGCTGGCGTACTCCTCCATCGCTCACGCCGGCTACCTGCTGGTGGGCGTGGCCGCCCTCTTCGTCACCCAGCCCGGCGAGCAGTTCCGCCTGCTGGGCGCCACCGCCTTGGGCGAGGGCACCCCGCTGGACCTGGCTCGGGCGGACGCGCTGCGCGGCATCCTCTTCTACCTGCTGGCCTACACGGTGACGGCGGTGGGCGCCTTCGCGCTCGTCTCCGCGCTGGAGCGCCGCGAGGACGAGGACAAGGGCACCGCGTGGGACCTGGACCGCTTCAGCGGGCTGGCGCAGCGCCGGCCGGGCTGGGCCTTCGCGATGGCCGCCTTCATGCTGTCGCTCGGCGGGATTCCTCCCACCATCGGCTTCATGGGCAAGCTGCTCATCTTCCGCAGCGCGGTGGACACCGGCCTCATCGGCCTGGCCATCGTCGGCGTGCTCTCCAGCGCCGCCGGCGTCTACTACTACCTGCGCGTCGTCGTTTACATGTTCATGCGGCCGGTGCCCGAGGGTGCCCACCCCCTGGAGCGCAACTGGGCCACCGAGCTCACCCTGGTGCTCTCCACCGCCGCCGTGGTGGTGCTGGGCATCCTCCCCGGCTCCATCACCGAGTGGCTCACCCAGGCCGGCAGCCTCTTCGGCGGCCAGTAG
- the nuoK gene encoding NADH-quinone oxidoreductase subunit NuoK, with product MVPISYYLFLAAALFCLGMFGVLVRRNALVVFMCVELMLNAANLTFLAFARMRGDTIGHVSAFFVIAVAAAEASIGLAIVIAVFRSRGSVNIEDIKTMKH from the coding sequence ATGGTTCCCATCTCCTACTACCTGTTCCTCGCCGCCGCGCTCTTCTGCCTGGGCATGTTCGGCGTGCTGGTGCGCCGCAACGCCCTGGTGGTGTTCATGTGCGTGGAGCTGATGCTCAACGCGGCGAACCTCACGTTCCTCGCCTTCGCGCGCATGCGCGGTGACACCATCGGCCACGTGTCGGCCTTCTTCGTCATCGCCGTGGCGGCGGCCGAGGCCTCCATCGGCCTGGCCATCGTCATCGCCGTGTTCCGCAGCCGAGGCAGCGTCAACATCGAAGACATCAAGACGATGAAGCACTGA
- a CDS encoding NADH-quinone oxidoreductase subunit J family protein: protein MNIEQVLFGAFAVLTLLSASLVIFAKSPISSAMALVSTFFFLAGIYVLLWAHTVAALQVLVYAGAIMVLFLFVIMLLNLGEEAAGPRLTFSRILGGGAAIGLFVVLALAIARVPNRVQSLSLAQQQTFGTLRAIGESIFTTWLLPFEAVSLLLLVAMVGAVVVAKSRI from the coding sequence TTGAACATCGAACAGGTCCTCTTCGGAGCCTTCGCGGTGCTGACGCTGCTGTCGGCCTCGCTGGTCATCTTCGCCAAGAGCCCCATCAGCTCGGCCATGGCGCTGGTGTCCACGTTCTTCTTCCTGGCCGGCATCTACGTGCTGCTGTGGGCGCACACGGTGGCGGCGCTCCAGGTGCTCGTGTACGCGGGCGCCATCATGGTGCTCTTCCTCTTCGTCATCATGCTGCTCAACCTGGGAGAGGAAGCCGCCGGGCCGCGGCTGACGTTCTCGCGCATCCTCGGGGGCGGGGCGGCCATCGGGCTCTTCGTGGTGCTGGCGCTGGCCATCGCCCGGGTGCCCAACCGGGTGCAGAGCCTGAGCCTGGCTCAGCAGCAGACCTTCGGCACGCTGCGGGCGATTGGCGAGTCCATCTTCACCACGTGGCTCCTGCCCTTCGAGGCGGTGAGCCTGCTGCTGCTGGTCGCGATGGTGGGCGCCGTGGTCGTCGCCAAGTCGAGGATCTGA
- a CDS encoding complex I subunit 4 family protein, with amino-acid sequence MGFFDTHLLNIVIFLPLVFAALVLLLPAGESGQIRTVTLLGMLVDLVFGVWAYVKYVPGGPEFQLEYRVPWFTEFGLSYHIGMDGIAASLLLLTVFLGPLVVMASTTYISHRIKEFHLALLVLQTTMLGALVSLDVLLFYVFFEAMLIPMYLLVGVWGAEDRQMAAVKFFLYTLFGSLLMLVAIVALYFLSGPAGSRSFDYASIYNALLGANQELARCTAAGTCDTVTGLARTLHTWGPVMFAAFALAFAIKVPMWPVHTWLPDAHVQAPVAGSMILAGVMLKMGTFGFWRFAIPLFPVATQQARPLLATLSVVGIVYGALMCLAQRDIKKLIAYSSVSHLGYCMLGMLALTAEGATGSAYQMLNHGVSTGALFLLFGFLYERRHTRLMADFGGIAKVMPVYTASFLIITFSSVAVPGTNGFVGEFLVLLGTFKSNLGTIFGVLAALGVILGAAYMLWMVQKVFFGSLTHRENQFLPDMNLREFATVAPFLALVLVMGLQPQPFLDRIEPSTNRFIARASVGTPGATPDASQLPIEVMSLPTETAAAPSAPSSALAVVPAAALPSPRQ; translated from the coding sequence ATGGGCTTCTTCGATACGCACCTGCTGAACATCGTCATCTTCCTGCCGCTCGTCTTCGCGGCGCTGGTGCTGCTGCTGCCCGCGGGCGAGTCGGGGCAGATCCGCACCGTCACCCTGCTGGGCATGCTGGTGGACCTGGTGTTCGGGGTCTGGGCGTACGTGAAGTACGTGCCGGGCGGCCCCGAGTTCCAGCTCGAGTACCGCGTGCCGTGGTTCACCGAGTTCGGGCTGAGCTACCACATCGGCATGGACGGCATCGCCGCCAGCCTGCTGCTGCTCACCGTCTTCCTGGGCCCGCTGGTGGTGATGGCCTCCACCACGTACATCAGCCACCGCATCAAGGAGTTCCACCTGGCGCTGCTGGTGCTCCAGACGACGATGCTGGGCGCGCTGGTGTCGCTGGACGTGCTGCTCTTCTACGTCTTCTTCGAGGCGATGCTCATCCCCATGTACCTGCTGGTGGGCGTGTGGGGCGCCGAGGATCGCCAGATGGCGGCGGTGAAGTTCTTCCTCTACACCCTCTTCGGCTCGCTGCTGATGCTGGTGGCCATCGTCGCGCTGTACTTCCTCAGCGGCCCGGCCGGCTCGCGCTCGTTCGACTACGCCTCCATCTACAACGCGCTGCTGGGCGCCAACCAGGAGCTGGCCCGGTGCACCGCCGCGGGCACGTGTGACACCGTCACGGGGCTGGCTCGGACGCTGCACACCTGGGGCCCGGTGATGTTCGCCGCCTTCGCGCTGGCCTTCGCCATCAAGGTGCCCATGTGGCCGGTGCACACGTGGCTGCCGGACGCGCACGTGCAGGCGCCGGTGGCCGGCTCCATGATTCTGGCCGGCGTGATGCTGAAGATGGGCACCTTCGGCTTCTGGCGCTTCGCCATCCCGCTCTTCCCGGTGGCCACCCAGCAGGCGCGGCCGCTGCTGGCGACGCTGTCGGTGGTGGGCATCGTCTACGGAGCGCTGATGTGCCTGGCGCAGCGGGACATCAAGAAGCTCATCGCCTACTCCTCCGTGAGCCACCTGGGCTACTGCATGCTGGGCATGCTGGCGCTCACCGCCGAGGGCGCCACGGGCAGCGCCTACCAGATGCTCAACCACGGCGTGTCCACGGGCGCGCTGTTCCTCCTGTTCGGCTTCCTCTACGAGCGGCGCCACACCCGCCTCATGGCGGACTTCGGCGGCATCGCCAAGGTGATGCCGGTGTACACGGCCTCGTTCCTCATCATCACCTTCTCCTCGGTGGCGGTGCCGGGCACCAACGGCTTCGTCGGTGAGTTCCTGGTGCTGCTGGGCACGTTCAAGAGCAACCTGGGCACCATCTTCGGCGTGCTGGCCGCGCTGGGCGTCATTCTCGGCGCCGCGTACATGCTGTGGATGGTGCAGAAGGTGTTCTTCGGCAGCCTCACCCACCGCGAGAACCAGTTCCTGCCGGACATGAACCTGCGCGAGTTCGCCACCGTGGCGCCCTTCCTGGCGCTGGTGCTGGTGATGGGCCTGCAGCCGCAGCCCTTCCTGGACCGCATCGAGCCGTCCACCAACCGCTTCATCGCCCGCGCCAGCGTGGGCACCCCGGGCGCCACCCCGGACGCGTCCCAGCTCCCCATCGAGGTCATGTCGCTGCCCACCGAGACGGCCGCGGCTCCCTCTGCTCCCTCCAGCGCGCTCGCCGTCGTCCCGGCGGCCGCCCTCCCCTCGCCCCGGCAGTAA
- the nuoL gene encoding NADH-quinone oxidoreductase subunit L — MDLQALFKTAPIAPEVISQSLWMIIALPLLGAFVCGVFGRMLGRANVHLVACAAVAGSFVLSVMAFWATSATDASNAPLAIIQNTFGGAQSRYVLWNDLGTWFSAGDFRVNFGLLVDHLSGTLLLVITGVGFLIHLYSTSYMEHDDGYWRYFAYLNLFVAMMLTLVMGDNLVLLFVGWEGVGMASYLLIGFWYTDAAKAWAGRKAFITNRIGDFAFLIGSFLIVLMVGAFVKQANDADLQPVGSSIPRYTAGLEQRGPLTFHGLETMARSLPDANGVVKLDTPISSGPLEGRTYGGMLTVALLLFLLGAAGKSAQLPLYVWLPDAMAGPTPVSALIHAATMVTAGVYLFSRMSFLVVMSPTAMATIAIVGAATSLLAALIAFAQDDIKKVLAYSTVSQLGIMFMGVGMGIFWAAVFHLVTHAFFKACLFLGAGSVMHGNGDETDIKKLGGLRKEMPWTWITFLIATLAITGIFPLSGFFSKDAIFHGVHHNHLHGLEWVSGVLYPVGLLIAVCTAFYMTRLYLLTFEGRRSAEARVAHAHESAWQMTLPLVVLAVLSVVSAVYAFPLLRNSPQALMENFLSPVFQASSRIAGAAGTVELDTSRPTLANYGVAWIVVVIGGSLAAFLYLSFFPARAGQPAPGWARAVRQVALNKFYVDELYDFVIIRPVKFISFVFYRVVDALIIDTVVVRGTAWVTARVGSALRYVQTGDAQAYAAVMALALLGGVIYAILKVF; from the coding sequence ATGGACCTCCAAGCCCTCTTCAAGACCGCGCCCATCGCCCCCGAAGTCATCTCCCAGTCGCTGTGGATGATCATCGCGCTGCCGCTGCTGGGCGCGTTCGTCTGCGGCGTGTTCGGCCGGATGCTGGGCCGCGCCAACGTGCACCTGGTGGCCTGCGCCGCCGTGGCGGGCTCCTTCGTGCTGTCGGTGATGGCCTTCTGGGCCACCAGCGCCACGGACGCCAGCAACGCCCCGCTGGCCATCATCCAGAACACCTTCGGCGGCGCTCAGTCGCGCTACGTGCTGTGGAATGACCTGGGCACGTGGTTCAGCGCGGGTGACTTCCGGGTGAACTTCGGCCTGCTGGTGGACCACCTGTCCGGCACGCTGCTGCTGGTCATCACCGGCGTGGGCTTCCTCATCCACCTGTACTCCACCAGCTACATGGAGCACGACGACGGGTACTGGCGCTACTTCGCGTACCTCAACCTGTTCGTCGCGATGATGCTGACGCTGGTGATGGGCGACAACCTCGTCCTGCTCTTCGTGGGCTGGGAAGGGGTGGGCATGGCCAGCTACCTGCTCATCGGCTTCTGGTACACGGACGCGGCCAAGGCGTGGGCGGGCCGCAAGGCGTTCATCACCAACCGCATCGGCGACTTCGCCTTCCTCATCGGCTCGTTCCTCATCGTGCTGATGGTGGGGGCCTTCGTGAAGCAGGCCAATGACGCGGACCTGCAGCCGGTGGGCAGCTCCATCCCGCGGTACACCGCCGGCCTGGAACAGCGCGGTCCGCTCACCTTCCACGGCCTGGAGACGATGGCGCGCTCGCTGCCGGACGCCAACGGCGTGGTGAAGCTGGACACGCCCATCAGCTCCGGCCCGCTGGAGGGGCGCACCTACGGCGGCATGCTGACGGTGGCCCTGCTGCTGTTCCTGCTGGGCGCGGCGGGCAAGAGCGCGCAGCTGCCCCTGTACGTGTGGCTGCCGGACGCCATGGCCGGCCCGACGCCGGTCTCCGCCCTCATCCACGCGGCGACGATGGTCACCGCGGGCGTCTACCTGTTCAGCCGCATGAGCTTCCTGGTGGTGATGAGCCCCACCGCCATGGCGACGATCGCCATCGTGGGAGCGGCCACCTCGCTGCTGGCCGCGCTCATCGCCTTCGCGCAGGACGACATCAAGAAGGTGCTCGCCTACTCCACGGTGTCCCAGCTGGGCATCATGTTCATGGGCGTGGGCATGGGCATCTTCTGGGCGGCCGTGTTCCACCTGGTCACCCACGCCTTCTTCAAGGCCTGCCTCTTCCTGGGCGCCGGCAGCGTGATGCACGGCAATGGGGACGAGACGGACATCAAGAAGCTGGGCGGGCTGCGCAAGGAGATGCCGTGGACGTGGATCACGTTCCTCATCGCCACGCTGGCCATCACCGGCATCTTCCCGCTGTCGGGCTTCTTCTCGAAGGACGCCATCTTCCACGGCGTGCACCACAACCACCTGCACGGGCTGGAGTGGGTGAGCGGCGTGCTCTACCCGGTGGGCCTGCTCATCGCGGTGTGCACGGCCTTCTACATGACGCGCCTGTACCTGCTGACGTTCGAGGGCCGCCGCTCGGCCGAGGCGCGCGTGGCGCACGCCCACGAGAGCGCCTGGCAGATGACGCTGCCGCTGGTCGTCCTCGCGGTGCTCAGCGTGGTGTCCGCGGTGTACGCCTTCCCGCTCTTGCGCAACTCGCCGCAGGCGCTGATGGAGAACTTCCTCAGCCCCGTGTTCCAGGCCTCCTCGCGCATCGCCGGGGCGGCGGGCACGGTGGAGCTGGACACCAGCCGCCCCACGCTCGCCAACTACGGGGTGGCGTGGATCGTCGTGGTGATTGGCGGCTCGCTGGCGGCCTTCCTGTACCTGAGCTTCTTCCCCGCGCGGGCGGGCCAGCCGGCTCCGGGCTGGGCGCGCGCGGTGCGCCAGGTGGCCCTCAACAAGTTCTACGTGGATGAGCTGTACGACTTCGTCATCATCCGCCCGGTGAAGTTCATCAGCTTCGTGTTCTACCGCGTGGTGGACGCGCTCATCATCGACACGGTGGTGGTGCGCGGCACGGCCTGGGTGACGGCGCGCGTGGGCAGCGCGCTGCGCTACGTGCAGACCGGTGATGCGCAGGCCTACGCCGCGGTGATGGCGCTGGCGCTGCTGGGCGGCGTGATCTACGCAATCCTCAAGGTGTTCTAA